In Vigna unguiculata cultivar IT97K-499-35 chromosome 3, ASM411807v1, whole genome shotgun sequence, a single genomic region encodes these proteins:
- the LOC114178473 gene encoding cation/H(+) antiporter 15-like, whose translation MAKETALAFDVNETKPIICYAATMITSEGVWNKQNPLNYSLPLFLLQLVLVLVVTRLFVYVLKPIRQPRVISELMGGIILGPSVLGKNQTFSDAVFPQRGEILLETMANVGIVYFMFLVGVGMDAASLRRIGRKAVTIAVLGMILPFAVGAVFSAYLIKFNGVAERSTANILFIGSILSVAAFPVLVRILAELKFINSELGRIALSSALVNDLLSCLLLVLSVNLAQRNTPSITLLPTFLASIGFIVFNIFVVRPLMLWMVRKTPEGETFSDFYMCIILAGVMLSGLITDAIGTHAVFGAFVFGLTIPHGPLGLSLVERLEDFITLLLLPLFFASTGLKTDLGLLDNFQEWATLVTLVILACVGKIIGTVIAALYYQISVRDGAVLGLLLNTKGVVEIIVINIGKDQKVLTSESFATLMLISVLMTAIIVPGMSLIYKPVRGVIPYKRRTIQLSQKESEFRVLVCIHTPRNVPTMINLLDATNPSKKSPICIYMVHLTELSGHASALILVQHHTSKDSDHPACNKTQAQSEHIVNAFRNYELQASNVSVQPSTVISPYSTMHEDVCNLAQEKRVAFIIVPFHKHQTVDGEMEPTNMSHRSVNINILSQAPCSVGILVDRGFNTSTHLGPDQQKSHNVAVLFFGGPDDREALSYAWRMSENPGVNLTLMRFVYAEEVLHQHSDHSPDESTVLTVNTDKDNQKKLDDRLISWFRTSRENDASVVYMEKMVNNGEQTVAAIRSMDDVHDLFIIGRGEEMKSPLIAGLTDWSECPELGAIGDLLASSDFAATASVLIVQQYLGEGMEEDILETDQDEQTLTP comes from the exons ATGGCAAAGGAAACTGCATTGGCGTTTGATGTAAACGAAACGAAACCTATAATATGCTACGCAGCCACCATGATAACATCAGAAGGGGTTTGGAATAAGCAAAACCCCTTGAACTATTCTCTGCCTCTCTTTCTCTTGCAATTAGTGTTAGTTCTCGTTGTCACCCGTCTATTTGTGTACGTACTCAAGCCCATTCGCCAGCCACGAGTTATTTCTGAACTCATG GGAGGCATAATATTGGGTCCTTCGGTGCTTGGGAAAAACCAAACATTTTCTGATGCAGTTTTTCCTCAAAGAGGTGAGATCTTGCTTGAAACAATGGCAAACGTTGGCATCGTATATTTTATGTTCTTGGTGGGAGTGGGGATGGATGCAGCATCGTTGAGACGCATAGGGAGAAAAGCAGTGACCATAGCAGTTCTAGGCATGATCCTACCTTTCGCAGTTGGAGCTGTGTTCTCTGCgtatttgataaaattcaacGGAGTAGCAGAAAGAAGCACCGCTAACATCCTATTCATTGGTTCAATTCTTTCTGTGGCAGCGTTTCCAGTTCTTGTGAGAATCCTTGCAGAGCTGAAATTCATCAACTCTGAGTTGGGAAGGATTGCTCTTTCATCTGCACTGGTTAATGATCTGCTTTCATGTCTGCTCTTGGTTCTTTCTGTTAATTTGGCACAGCGTAATACGCCTTCTATCACTCTGTTGCCGACTTTCTTGGCAAGTATAGggtttattgtttttaatatttttgtggtGAGACCTTTGATGTTGTGGATGGTGAGGAAAACCCCGGAGGGTGAAACCTTCAGTGATTTCTATATGTGCATAATATTAGCAGGTGTGATGCTCTCAGGTTTGATCACAGATGCTATTGGAACACATGCAGTTTTTGGAGCCTTTGTATTTGGTTTGACAATCCCACATGGACCTCTAGGGCTCTCTCTTGTGGAAAGGCTAGAGGACTTTATAACGTTGCTTTTGCTCCCTCTATTTTTCGCCTCCACTGGCCTAAAAACTGATCTTGGACTGCTCGATAACTTCCAAGAATGGGCAACTTTGGTCACTCTTGTTATTTTGGCTTGCGTTGGCAAAATCATTGGCACTGTGATCGCTGCACTCTATTATCAAATATCAGTTCGTGATGGAGCAGTCCTTGGTTTGCTCCTCAACACAAAAGGCGTTGTTGAAATTATTGTCATTAACATTGGCAAGGATCAAAAG GTTTTGACCAGCGAATCCTTTGCAACCTTGATGCTTATAAGCGTGCTAATGACAGCAATCATTGTACCTGGGATGTCACTTATATACAAACCAGTAAGGGGAGTGATACCTTACAAAAGAAGAACCATTCAATTGTCACAAAAGGAATCAGAGTTCAGAGTCCTAGTTTGTATCCACACTCCTCGAAATGTGCCCACAATGATTAACCTCCTTGACGCCACTAACCCTTCAAAGAAGTCCCCAATATGCATTTACATGGTCCATTTGACCGAACTCAGTGGCCATGCATCTGCATTAATCCTCGTTCAGCATCATACCTCCAAGGATTCAGACCATCCAGCCTGTAACAAGACTCAAGCTCAATCTGAACACATAGTCAATGCCTTTCGAAACTACGAGCTTCAAGCTTCCAACGTCTCAGTGCAGCCCTCGACAGTAATCTCCCCTTACTCCACCATGCACGAGGACGTATGCAACCTGGCTCAGGAAAAGCGTGTGGCCTTCATCATCGTCCCTTTCCACAAACATCAAACGGTTGATGGTGAAATGGAGCCCACCAACATGTCACACCGCAGTGTGAACATCAATATACTAAGCCAAGCACCTTGCTCCGTTGGGATTCTAGTGGATAGAGGCTTTAATACCAGCACCCATCTGGGTCCAGATCAACAAAAGTCTCACAATGTGGCAGTGTTGTTCTTTGGAGGGCCTGATGATAGAGAAGCCCTGAGCTATGCATGGAGGATGTCAGAAAATCCAGGGGTAAACCTTACTCTGATGCGTTTTGTTTATGCGGAAGAAGTATTGCATCAACATAGTGATCACAGCCCTGACGAAAGTACGGTACTGACAGTGAACACGGATAAGGACAATCAGAAAAAACTTGATGACAGGCTTATAAGTTGGTTTAGGACAAGCCGTGAGAATGATGCCTCAGTTGTTTATATGGAGAAAATGGTGAACAATGGAGAGCAGACAGTAGCAGCAATAAGGTCAATGGATGATGTTCACGACCTTTTCATAATTGGGAGAGGCGAAGAAATGAAATCACCACTCATAGCAGGACTCACTGATTGGAGTGAATGTCCTGAGTTAGGGGCAATTGGGGACTTGTTGGCTTCATCAGATTTTGCAGCCACTGCTTCTGTGTTGATAGTGCAACAATATCTTGGGGAAGGAATGGAAGAAGATATTTTGGAAACAGACCAGGATGAGCAGACATTAACACCATGA
- the LOC114179556 gene encoding histone deacetylase 14 isoform X1, translated as MHLHKLSSIPSSLAGNAFFLVGHRVLDIRTSNDCLFRKNRRWVGASISCSGVRNDLPSIEQLSDARVIYSVAASMGHNQEAHPESHFRVPAIVNALEEMQLSSKFRGSELIELQNFEPASVDDIASVHARAYVSGLEKVMDRAVEKGLIFVEGSGPTYATATTFQESIIAAGAGLALVDSVVAGSKIKSDAPTGFALIRPPGHHAVPQGPMGFCIFSNVAIAARHAQRVHGLKRVFIIDFDVHHGNGTNDAFYNDPDVFFLSFHQDGSYPGTGKFDEVGSGDGEGTTLNLPLPGGSGDTAVRTVFDEVIVPCAQRFKPDIILVSAGYDGHVLDPLANLQYTTGTYYMLASSIKQLARDLCGGRCVFFLEGGYNLKSLSYSVADTFRALLGDRSLASEFDDPNILYEEPSTKVKQAIQRIKHIHSL; from the exons ATGCACCTTCACAAGCTTTCTAGCATTCCTTCCTCTTTGG CAGGGAATGCGTTCTTTTTGGTGGGTCACCGAGTTTTGGACATAAGAACGAGTAATGATTGTTTATTCCGGAAGAATCGGAGGTGGGTCGGAGCATCCATTTCGTGTTCTGGTGTTAGGAACGATTTGCCTTCTATTGAACAGCTTAGTGATGCACGGGTTATATACTCCGTCGCTGCATCTATGGGGCACAACCAG GAGGCTCATCCAGAATCTCATTTTCGAGTTCCTGCAATTGTGAATGCTCTAGAAGAAATGCAGCTCTCTTCAAAG TTCCGTGGCTCTGAGTTAATTgaacttcaaaattttgagcCTGCTTCAGTAGATGATATTGCAAGTGTGCATGCAAGGGCCTATGTTTCTGGACTTGAAAag GTTATGGATCGGGCTGTGGAGAAGGGCCTCATTTTCGTTGAAGGTTCTGGACCAACATATGCCACTGCCACT ACCTTTCAGGAGTCAATAATTGCAGCTGGTGCTGGATTAGCCTTAGTGGATTCAGTG GTTGCAGGTTCAAAGATAAAGAGTGATGCACCCACTGGTTTTGCTCTGATAAGACCGCCAGGACATCATGCTGTTCCGCAGGGACCTATGGGCTTCTGCATTTTCAGCAATGTGGCCATTGCAGCCCGTCATGCTCAGCGTGTCCATGGACTGAAGCGTGtgtttattattgattttgatgttCATCATGGGAATGGAACAAATGATGCTTTCTATAATGATCCAGATGTATTTTTCCTTTCGTTTCATCAA GATGGAAGCTACCCAGGTACCGGTAAATTTGATGAAGTGGGAAGTGGAGATGGTGAAGGAACCACATTAAATCTGCCTCTTCCTGGAGGCTCAGGTGATACTGCTGTTAGAACCGTTTTCGATGAAGTTATTGTACCATGTGCACAAAGATTTAAACCAGACATCATTCTTGTTTCTGCTGG ATATGACGGGCACGTGTTGGATCCACTCGCTAATCTTCAATATACAACTGGAACATATTACATGCTAGCATCCAGTATTAAACAACTAGCGAGGGATTTATGTGGTGGACGATGTGTGTTCTTCTTGGAAGGAGGATATAATCTGAAGTCTCTGTCATATTCAGTGGCAGACACATTCCGTGCTCTTCTTGGTGACAGAAGCTTGGCATCTGAGTTCGATGACCCTAACATTTTGTACGAAGAGCCATCTACAAAAGTTAAGCAAGCAATTCAGAGGATAAAACACATTCATTCCCTTTGA
- the LOC114179297 gene encoding NAC domain-containing protein 104-like, translated as MMACGSVNLPPGFCFSPTDEELLLHFLYPKTSLPCHPNIIPDLDLSLHHPWQLNGKALSSGNQHYFFTRVKENRSTENGYWKEIGVTEAIVSASEKVGFKKYLVFNHGEAPQATATSWFMQEYHICSSSFSTASCGSTRGRRKSDQCRSKWVLCKVYEKKSCEPKQGVNCYNDENDNGTELSWLDEFYMSLDDDLEEVMSLPN; from the exons ATGATGGCTTGTGGAAGTGTCAACCTTCCTCCTGGCTTTTGCTTCTCTCCAACTGATGAAGAACTTCTCCTTCACTTTCTTTATCCCAAAACCTCTCTACCATGCCATCCCAACATCATTCCAGACCTTGACCTCTCTCTGCATCATCCATGGCAGCTAAATG GTAAAGCGTTGTCAAGTGGAAATCAACACTATTTCTTCACCAGAGTGAAGGAAAACAGATCCACAGAAAATGGGTATTGGAAGGAAATAGGAGTGACAGAAGCAATAGTATCTGCATCTGAAAAAGTGGGGTTTAAGAAGTACCTTGTGTTCAACCATGGTGAAGCTCCACAAGCCACTGCAACCAGTTGGTTCATGCAAGAGTATCATATTTGCTCATCCAGTTTTAGCACTGCATCTTGTGGAAGTACtcgaggaagaagaaaatct GATCAGTGTAGGAGTAAATGGGTTTTGTGCAAAGTCTATGAGAAGAAAAGTTGTGAACCCAAACAAGGTGTAAACTGTTACAACGATGAGAATGACAATGGAACTGAGCTTTCATGGCTAGATGAATTTTATATGTCACTAGATGATGACCTTGAAGAAGTTATGAGCCTTccaaattag
- the LOC114175902 gene encoding ABC transporter G family member 5-like gives MQGCEVEAIGIDYTIHTHKSEHPFKIFSKSAQLDTEQDGKEPEGEAEAEQSCSGVRHVLKKVSFQAKPWEILAIVGPSGAGKSSLLEILAGKHSPQSGTVLVNHKPVDKAQFRKLSGYVTQKDTLFPLLTVEETLMFSAKLRLKLSQEELCSRVKSLIKELGLDHVAGTRIGDDRVRGISGGERRRVSIGVEVIHEPKVLILDEPTSGLDSTSALQIIDMLKVMADTRGRTIILSIHQPGFRIVKLFNSLLLLANGSVLHHGTAELLSVNLRLMGLELPLHVNVVEFAIESIDTIQQQQKCEPVQVETPRLLPGTMQQKKIDDEAGEIRNGKFTLQQLFQQSKVIDEETIFVGMDFTCDFANSRLRETMILTHRFSKNIFRTKELFACRTIQMLVSGLVVGSIFCNLKDDLEGAYERVGLFAFILTFLLSSSIEALPIFLQEREILMKETSSGSYRVSSYAIANGLVYLPFLLILAILFSMPLYWLVGLNRNFLAFLHFLLLIWLILYTANSVVVCFSALVPNFIVGNSVIAGVIGSFFLFSGYFISKEEIPNYWIFMHYISLFKYPFEGFLINEFSNSGKCLEHMFGACLKSGEDVLEEEGYGGESNRWKNVGVTVCFILVYRFISYVILRYRCSQRRFGKVITN, from the coding sequence ATGCAAGGCTGTGAGGTTGAGGCCATTGGCATAGACTACACCATCCACACACACAAATCAGAGCACCCTTTTAAAATCTTCAGCAAATCTGCACAACTTGATACTGAACAAGATGGTAAAGAGCCAGAAGGGGAAGCAGAAGCTGAACAAAGTTGCAGTGGAGTAAGACATGTGCTGAAGAAAGTGAGTTTCCAAGCCAAACCATGGGAGATCCTAGCAATTGTTGGGCCAAGTGGAGCTGGCAAATCATCACTGCTTGAGATTCTGGCTGGCAAACATAGCCCTCAAAGTGGTACTGTGTTGGTGAACCACAAGCCTGTGGACAAAGCTCAGTTCAGGAAGCTTTCAGGGTATGTGACACAAAAGGACACTTTGTTTCCTTTGCTTACAGTTGAAGAAACCCTGATGTTTAGTGCAAAGCTGAGGCTGAAGCTTTCTCAGGAGGAACTTTGTTCCAGGGTCAAGTCATTGATTAAGGAGCTTGGACTTGACCACGTTGCTGGCACTAGAATTGGCGATGATAGGGTCCGAGGCATATCTGGTGGTGAGAGGCGCAGAGTTTCCATTGGTGTTGAAGTCATACATGAACCAAAAGTGCTGATTCTTGATGAACCAACTTCAGGGCTTGACAGTACTTCGGCTTTGCAAATAATTGACATGCTTAAGGTCATGGCTGACACAAGAGGGAGAACTATAATCCTTAGTATCCATCAACCCGGGTTCAGAATAGTGAAGCTGTTCAATTCATTGTTGTTGTTGGCCAATGGAAGTGTTTTGCACCATGGAACTGCTGAGTTGCTTAGTGTAAATCTAAGGTTGATGGGTTTGGAGCTTCCTCTTCATGTCAATGTAGTTGAATTTGCCATTGAGTCCATCGATACCATTCAGCAACAACAGAAATGTGAGCCAGTTCAGGTGGAAACTCCAAGGCTATTGCCAGGGACAATGCAacagaaaaaaattgatgatgaagctGGTGAGATTAGGAACGGTAAGTTTACCTTGCAACAGCTGTTTCAGCAATCCAAGGTAATCGATGAAGAAACCATCTTCGTTGGAATGGATTTCACTTGTGATTTTGCTAATTCTAGATTGAGAGAAACTATGATTCTCACCCATAGGTTTTCCAAGAACATATTTCGCACAAAAGAGCTATTTGCTTGTAGGACAATTCAGATGCTGGTTTCTGGGTTGGTTGTGGGTTCCATATTTTGTAACCTTAAGGATGATCTAGAGGGAGCTTATGAAAGGGTGGGTCTATTTGCTTTCATATTAACGTTTTTGTTGTCAAGCAGCATAGAAGCTCTGCCCATTTTTCTGCAAGAAAGGGAGATTCTAATGAAGGAAACATCTAGTGGAAGCTACCGTGTGTCATCCTATGCAATTGCCAATGGCCTAGTTTACTTGCCATTTCTTCTCATCCTAGCCATTTTGTTCTCAATGCCCTTGTACTGGCTTGTTGGTCTCAACCGGAATTTCTTGGCCTTTTTGCACTTTTTGTTGCTGATATGGCTGATTCTTTACACGGCCAATTCAGTTGTGGTGTGTTTTAGTGCTCTGGTGCCTAATTTTATTGTTGGGAATTCAGTGATTGCTGGTGTTATAGGGTCATTCTTCTTGTTCTCTGGGTACTTCATATCAAAGGAAGAAATTCCAAACTACTGGATTTTCATGCATTATATATCCTTGTTCAAATATCCCTTTGAAGGGTTCCTGATCAACGAGTTCTCCAACTCGGGGAAGTGTTTGGAGCACATGTTTGGGGCATGTCTTAAGAGCGGAGAGGATGTCCTTGAAGAAGAAGGGTACGGAGGAGAGAGTAACAGATGGAAGAATGTTGGGGTCACTGTGTGCTTCATCTTGGTTTACAGGTTCATCTCTTATGTCATTCTTAGATACAGATGTTCCCAAAGGAGATTTGGCAAGGTTATCACCAACTAG
- the LOC114177805 gene encoding extensin-like, translated as MGAVFLVLALASLTNPLPTIIAQTPTPSKFQPSTLPNTTPSAPSVAKQQEASSPTSTSKPTPATTSSPSKLPNAASPFSATKPPIVIATPLPSRKPPPATTSPTSSKSPLPKVSSPTSSAPVKSPLPKVSSPKSSVPVRSPVPKATSPTSAPVKLPDPKPLPPISSPVKPPVPKTTPPKIAPLKPPVPKTTPPKIAPVKPPVPKITPASSPKPPSPKIPPPQPPKKAPISPPQPPKKAPISPPPLPLLPTPKVSPTPAEAPTAPAPAKKAPAPAPAHKKKAPKPSPVPSPLSKTPTPAPTPSIETPTPAPAREDDTPEPPPHRHGRRRHKHKTHHSQSLAPAPTIIRRSPPAPLVQDITTTQPEETPAPAPNPNANGAQAYNRQGNTWPSVGVAIAILLSVIT; from the exons ATGGGTGCAGTGTTCTTGGTTTTGGCTTTAGCTAGTCTTACCAACCCTCTACCCACAATCATTGCCCAAACACCAACACCCTCCAAGTTTCAACCTTCAACATTGCCAAACACAACTCCATCTGCACCATCAGTGGCTAAACAACAAGAAGCATCTTCTCCAACTTCAACTAGCAAGCCAACACCAGCAACCACATCTTCACCCTCCAAATTGCCAAATGCAGCTTCCCCCTTTTCTGCTACAAAGCCTCCCATTGTCATAGCAACCCCTCTTCCCTCAAGGAAACCACCACCAGCAACAACCTCTCCCACTTCTAGTAAATCACCACTTCCCAAAGTTTCATCTCCAACTTCATCTGCACCGGTGAAATCACCACTTCCTAAGGTTTCATCTCCAAAATCATCTGTTCCTGTGAGATCACCAGTTCCAAAAGCTACATCTCCAACATCTGCTCCTGTGAAATTACCAGATCCCAAGCCTTTACCCCCAATCTCCTCTCCAGTGAAGCCACCAGTTCCCAAAACAACACCTCCAAAGATAGCTCCTTTGAAACCACCCGTTCCAAAAACAACACCCCCAAAAATAGCACCAGTGAAACCACCTGTTCCCAAGATTACACCAGCATCAAGTCCGAAACCCCCATCCCCCAAAAtcccaccaccacaaccacccaAAAAAGCTCCTATttcaccaccacaaccacccaAAAAAGCCCCTATTTCACCACCACCACTGCCATTATTGCCTACTCCAAAAGTATCCCCAACACCGGCCGAAGCACCAACAGCGCCAGCACCAGCCAAAAAGGCACCAGCACCAGCACCTGCACACAAAAAGAAAGCGCCAAAACCATCACCTGTTCCTTCACCACTAAGTAAGACGCCAACACCTGCACCAACGCCTTCGATTGAAACACCAACCCCAGCACCAGCACGCGAAGATGACACCCCAGAACCTCCTCCCCACAGGCACGGGAGAAGAAGACACAAACACAAGACACATCACTCGCAATCTCTGGCTCCAGCACCAACCATTATTCGGAGGAGTCCACCAGCACCACTTGTTCAAGATATCACCACAACCCAGCCAGAAGAGACGCCTGCACCGGCACCAAATCCCAATGCG AATGGCGCGCAAGCATACAATAGGCAAGGGAACACATGGCCCAGTGTTGGAGTCGCCATTGCCATTTTGTTATCTGTCATCACATGA
- the LOC114179556 gene encoding histone deacetylase 14 isoform X2 — protein MHLHKLSSIPSSLGNAFFLVGHRVLDIRTSNDCLFRKNRRWVGASISCSGVRNDLPSIEQLSDARVIYSVAASMGHNQEAHPESHFRVPAIVNALEEMQLSSKFRGSELIELQNFEPASVDDIASVHARAYVSGLEKVMDRAVEKGLIFVEGSGPTYATATTFQESIIAAGAGLALVDSVVAGSKIKSDAPTGFALIRPPGHHAVPQGPMGFCIFSNVAIAARHAQRVHGLKRVFIIDFDVHHGNGTNDAFYNDPDVFFLSFHQDGSYPGTGKFDEVGSGDGEGTTLNLPLPGGSGDTAVRTVFDEVIVPCAQRFKPDIILVSAGYDGHVLDPLANLQYTTGTYYMLASSIKQLARDLCGGRCVFFLEGGYNLKSLSYSVADTFRALLGDRSLASEFDDPNILYEEPSTKVKQAIQRIKHIHSL, from the exons ATGCACCTTCACAAGCTTTCTAGCATTCCTTCCTCTTTGG GGAATGCGTTCTTTTTGGTGGGTCACCGAGTTTTGGACATAAGAACGAGTAATGATTGTTTATTCCGGAAGAATCGGAGGTGGGTCGGAGCATCCATTTCGTGTTCTGGTGTTAGGAACGATTTGCCTTCTATTGAACAGCTTAGTGATGCACGGGTTATATACTCCGTCGCTGCATCTATGGGGCACAACCAG GAGGCTCATCCAGAATCTCATTTTCGAGTTCCTGCAATTGTGAATGCTCTAGAAGAAATGCAGCTCTCTTCAAAG TTCCGTGGCTCTGAGTTAATTgaacttcaaaattttgagcCTGCTTCAGTAGATGATATTGCAAGTGTGCATGCAAGGGCCTATGTTTCTGGACTTGAAAag GTTATGGATCGGGCTGTGGAGAAGGGCCTCATTTTCGTTGAAGGTTCTGGACCAACATATGCCACTGCCACT ACCTTTCAGGAGTCAATAATTGCAGCTGGTGCTGGATTAGCCTTAGTGGATTCAGTG GTTGCAGGTTCAAAGATAAAGAGTGATGCACCCACTGGTTTTGCTCTGATAAGACCGCCAGGACATCATGCTGTTCCGCAGGGACCTATGGGCTTCTGCATTTTCAGCAATGTGGCCATTGCAGCCCGTCATGCTCAGCGTGTCCATGGACTGAAGCGTGtgtttattattgattttgatgttCATCATGGGAATGGAACAAATGATGCTTTCTATAATGATCCAGATGTATTTTTCCTTTCGTTTCATCAA GATGGAAGCTACCCAGGTACCGGTAAATTTGATGAAGTGGGAAGTGGAGATGGTGAAGGAACCACATTAAATCTGCCTCTTCCTGGAGGCTCAGGTGATACTGCTGTTAGAACCGTTTTCGATGAAGTTATTGTACCATGTGCACAAAGATTTAAACCAGACATCATTCTTGTTTCTGCTGG ATATGACGGGCACGTGTTGGATCCACTCGCTAATCTTCAATATACAACTGGAACATATTACATGCTAGCATCCAGTATTAAACAACTAGCGAGGGATTTATGTGGTGGACGATGTGTGTTCTTCTTGGAAGGAGGATATAATCTGAAGTCTCTGTCATATTCAGTGGCAGACACATTCCGTGCTCTTCTTGGTGACAGAAGCTTGGCATCTGAGTTCGATGACCCTAACATTTTGTACGAAGAGCCATCTACAAAAGTTAAGCAAGCAATTCAGAGGATAAAACACATTCATTCCCTTTGA
- the LOC114177806 gene encoding uncharacterized protein LOC114177806 translates to MSHHAARSATRFVNLTRALSTEARAQKVERIANELLQLNRFERHDFTVLWRLKMGLHRYGAPVAGVLTPSMAPAGSPGLEASAVAEKTVFDMKLEKYDAAAKIKIIKEVRSFTELGLKEAKDLVEKVPCVLKKGLTKEEANPIMEKLKELGASIVLE, encoded by the coding sequence ATGTCTCACCATGCCGCAAGGTCTGCCACAAGGTTTGTGAACCTGACGCGTGCTCTCTCCACGGAGGCGCGTGCGCAGAAGGTGGAGCGTATTGCCAACGAGCTTCTCCAGCTTAACAGGTTTGAGAGACACGACTTCACCGTCCTCTGGCGGCTCAAGATGGGTCTCCACCGCTATGGCGCTCCGGTGGCCGGTGTTTTGACACCGTCCATGGCGCCTGCCGGGTCTCCTGGGTTGGAGGCCAGTGCTGTGGCGGAGAAGACAGTGTTTGATATGAAGTTGGAAAAGTATGATGCTGCTGCCAAGATCAAGATCATTAAGGAAGTGAGGTCCTTCACTGAGTTGGGGTTAAAGGAAGCCAAGGACTTGGTGGAAAAGGTTCCCTGTGTATTAAAGAAGGGGCTCACCAAGGAGGAGGCTAATCCCATTATGGAGAAGCTCAAGGAGTTGGGGGCTTCTATCGTGTTGGAGTGA